One genomic window of Pseudomonadales bacterium includes the following:
- the hslV gene encoding ATP-dependent protease subunit HslV, with protein MEQYRGTTILSVRRNGKVVIGGDGQVSLGNTIMKGNARKVRRLYNDQVIAGFAGGTADAFTLFERFEAKLEQHRGNLTRAAVELAKDWRTDRMLRKLEALLAVADKEASLIITGNGDVIQPEDDLIAIGSGGPFAQSAARALLDSTELSAREIVEKGLEIAADICIYTNHNRTIEELDSTN; from the coding sequence GTGGAACAATACCGTGGCACAACCATTCTTTCTGTGCGCCGCAACGGAAAAGTCGTTATCGGCGGTGATGGCCAGGTATCGCTGGGCAACACCATCATGAAAGGCAACGCGCGCAAAGTCCGTCGATTGTACAACGATCAGGTTATTGCCGGTTTTGCCGGAGGGACTGCGGACGCTTTTACACTTTTTGAACGGTTTGAAGCCAAGCTGGAACAACATCGCGGCAACCTGACACGTGCGGCTGTCGAGCTCGCCAAAGATTGGCGAACCGACAGAATGCTTAGAAAGCTGGAAGCCCTGTTAGCCGTAGCCGACAAGGAGGCATCTTTAATTATTACCGGAAACGGCGATGTTATTCAGCCAGAAGATGATCTTATTGCCATTGGTTCAGGTGGTCCTTTTGCACAATCTGCGGCTCGCGCCTTGCTGGACAGTACAGAACTGAGCGCTAGGGAAATTGTGGAGAAAGGCCTGGAAATAGCAGCAGATATCTGCATCTACACCAACCACAATCGCACGATCGAAGAACTCGATTCCACGAATTAA
- a CDS encoding SPOR domain-containing protein produces the protein MTRDYAKKPQKKRHKPRQPKDTPGWLWFLAGTLLGILVMTLGQLANVPDKAVKEAATAQQESHDSSPKPRFEFYTLLSESEVIVPDGPEGEEALREVQQDTVFLLQAGSFKNPRDADSLRARLILLNLKASIETFSPRSGETWHRVLVGPFDKNTQVASARAKLASNRIDSLLLKRKK, from the coding sequence ATGACCAGAGACTACGCCAAGAAACCGCAAAAAAAACGCCACAAACCCCGGCAACCAAAAGACACTCCCGGCTGGCTGTGGTTTTTGGCAGGTACCTTGCTCGGGATTCTGGTCATGACATTGGGACAACTGGCCAACGTTCCTGATAAAGCAGTTAAGGAAGCCGCAACGGCGCAACAAGAGTCTCACGATTCAAGCCCGAAACCCCGCTTTGAGTTCTACACTCTGCTCTCGGAAAGCGAAGTGATTGTTCCAGACGGGCCTGAAGGCGAAGAAGCTCTTCGTGAGGTTCAGCAAGACACGGTGTTTTTACTGCAGGCCGGATCTTTTAAAAACCCCAGGGATGCCGATAGCTTGCGCGCCCGACTGATACTGCTTAATCTCAAAGCCAGTATAGAAACGTTCAGTCCTCGTAGCGGAGAAACATGGCACCGGGTGCTAGTTGGACCATTTGATAAAAATACCCAGGTAGCATCAGCCCGTGCCAAGCTCGCTTCAAACAGGATCGATTCACTGTTGTTAAAGCGTAAAAAATAG
- a CDS encoding DUF971 domain-containing protein, which translates to MIPTKIKLNKENGSLSLAYTDGRQFTFSGEFLRVHSPSAEVRGHGKGQEVLQHGKKDVKVIHLEPTGNYAIRLIFNDEHDTGIYSWEYLQELGENQEQYWEDYLQKLQTAGKHRDASVQVVQLMDPRQ; encoded by the coding sequence ATGATCCCCACAAAGATTAAGCTAAATAAAGAAAATGGCAGTCTGTCACTGGCGTACACTGATGGCCGCCAGTTTACGTTTAGCGGGGAATTCCTGAGAGTGCACTCGCCAAGTGCCGAAGTGCGTGGTCACGGCAAAGGACAGGAGGTCCTTCAGCACGGCAAAAAGGACGTTAAAGTTATTCACCTGGAGCCTACCGGAAACTATGCAATCCGGCTTATCTTTAACGATGAGCACGATACAGGTATTTATTCCTGGGAATATCTTCAGGAACTGGGTGAAAATCAGGAACAATACTGGGAAGATTACCTGCAAAAACTGCAGACTGCAGGAAAACACCGCGATGCCAGTGTACAGGTTGTGCAACTGATGGATCCCCGCCAATAA
- a CDS encoding primosomal protein N' codes for MPSPVVYQVAVPSPLRRLFDYLPPGEARQALKPGTRVKVPFGRRQVIGIIIKTVQKSSLPLGKLKPISAILDLQPLLSEPQFNLHLWAAQYYQHPVGDALAASLPALIRKGEPVPVETVTHWQLTTIGLGLPESALRTAPRQQQLLNALQKHARLSTAGLKNLGISRQIIKQVADKKLIESIEVETEVTDWNKSNILAEAPHKLTRQQSAALNSINTNTFNTYLLQGETGSGKTEVYLQLIQTVVETGKQALVLIPEISLTPQTLQRFQQRFNCSIAVMHSGLTDKERALAWNAARTGRVPIVLGTRSAIFTPLANPGLIIVDEEHDSSFKQQEGFRYSARDIAVIRAQREKTPLLLGSATPSLESLHNCHQGKYHKLTLTGRPGNARQPQWQLVDLRQSQLKTGFSATLINAMEDELAQGNQVLVFLNRRGFAPTLNCHNCGWIADCHRCSARLTVHKSSNRLLCHHCEHQEPVPLACPACMSSQLQFLGQGTERSESLLEALFPETPILRVDRDTTRRKSAMQSMVEKMNSGKPCILVGTQMLAKGHHFPNVTLVVILDADGGLFSPDFRAPEKMGQLITQVAGRAGRGEKPGKVILQSHYCDHPMLTTLSQRGYVAFSDQLLNERKLAQLPPFQYLCVLRSEAPDVRDADQFLRLARQHAERLAPPSPQFGYLGPLPPAMEKRSGRYRRQLSIHASSRPRLQQLLTLLCQQLEQTPLGKKVRWSVDVDPVDMS; via the coding sequence ATGCCGAGCCCCGTTGTTTATCAGGTTGCCGTACCTTCTCCACTGCGGCGATTATTTGATTACCTCCCCCCCGGGGAAGCCAGGCAAGCACTAAAACCAGGAACCAGGGTAAAAGTCCCTTTTGGTCGTCGACAGGTTATAGGCATTATCATAAAAACCGTTCAGAAAAGTTCACTACCGCTGGGTAAGCTCAAACCCATATCGGCAATACTGGATCTTCAGCCGCTGCTGTCCGAACCGCAGTTCAACTTACATTTATGGGCTGCCCAATATTACCAGCACCCCGTTGGTGATGCCCTTGCTGCCAGTTTGCCCGCACTGATCCGCAAAGGCGAGCCAGTCCCGGTAGAAACGGTTACTCACTGGCAACTCACAACAATCGGACTTGGACTGCCAGAGTCTGCATTGAGAACAGCTCCCCGTCAGCAACAACTGCTGAATGCCCTGCAAAAACACGCACGACTCAGTACAGCTGGCCTGAAAAACCTCGGAATCTCCCGCCAGATTATCAAGCAGGTAGCTGACAAAAAATTGATTGAATCGATTGAGGTTGAAACAGAGGTAACCGATTGGAATAAAAGCAACATCCTCGCTGAAGCACCACACAAGCTGACCCGACAGCAGTCTGCGGCACTTAACAGCATAAACACTAACACTTTCAATACATACTTGTTACAAGGGGAAACTGGCAGCGGAAAAACCGAGGTATATCTCCAGCTGATACAAACCGTAGTTGAAACCGGCAAACAGGCTCTTGTTCTGATCCCTGAGATCAGTCTGACGCCCCAGACGCTGCAACGATTTCAACAACGCTTCAACTGCTCCATCGCTGTCATGCACTCAGGACTGACCGATAAAGAGCGGGCACTGGCATGGAATGCTGCCAGAACCGGCCGGGTTCCGATCGTCCTGGGCACACGCTCCGCTATATTCACCCCTTTGGCAAATCCCGGTCTGATTATTGTCGATGAAGAACACGACAGCTCTTTCAAACAGCAGGAGGGATTTCGATACTCAGCTCGCGATATCGCTGTAATCCGTGCTCAACGGGAAAAAACACCGCTTTTACTCGGCTCCGCAACACCGTCACTGGAAAGCCTGCACAACTGCCATCAGGGCAAATATCACAAACTCACCCTCACTGGCAGACCAGGCAACGCACGCCAACCACAATGGCAACTGGTTGATCTGCGACAAAGCCAACTGAAAACCGGCTTCTCGGCCACACTCATCAACGCCATGGAAGATGAGCTAGCCCAGGGTAACCAGGTTCTGGTATTTCTCAATCGCAGAGGTTTTGCGCCCACACTCAACTGCCATAACTGCGGCTGGATAGCCGATTGTCATCGCTGCAGTGCCCGATTAACCGTACATAAAAGCAGTAATCGATTGTTATGCCACCATTGCGAACATCAGGAACCGGTGCCCCTAGCATGCCCAGCTTGCATGAGCAGCCAATTGCAGTTTCTGGGGCAAGGCACGGAACGCAGCGAGTCTCTTCTTGAAGCATTATTCCCCGAAACGCCGATATTAAGAGTGGATCGCGATACTACTCGACGAAAATCGGCCATGCAGTCCATGGTGGAGAAAATGAATAGTGGTAAACCCTGTATTTTGGTCGGCACTCAGATGCTGGCCAAGGGGCACCATTTCCCCAACGTGACACTGGTCGTCATTCTGGATGCCGATGGCGGCCTGTTCAGTCCGGACTTCAGAGCGCCGGAAAAAATGGGGCAACTGATTACACAGGTAGCTGGTCGCGCAGGCAGAGGAGAAAAACCTGGAAAAGTCATCCTGCAAAGCCATTATTGCGACCACCCGATGCTAACAACATTAAGCCAGCGAGGGTATGTCGCATTCTCCGATCAACTACTCAACGAGCGAAAGCTGGCACAGCTGCCGCCTTTCCAGTACTTATGCGTGCTTCGTTCCGAAGCCCCGGATGTCAGAGATGCTGATCAATTCTTGCGGCTGGCGCGCCAACATGCCGAACGGCTGGCTCCCCCTTCACCACAGTTCGGTTATTTGGGGCCATTACCACCTGCTATGGAAAAAAGAAGTGGCCGCTATCGACGCCAACTCTCAATCCATGCCAGTTCGCGCCCTCGGTTACAGCAGCTGCTGACACTACTTTGTCAGCAGCTGGAGCAGACACCACTGGGGAAAAAGGTGCGCTGGTCCGTTGATGTAGACCCGGTCGATATGAGTTAA
- the hslU gene encoding ATP-dependent protease ATPase subunit HslU: MSNMTPREIVHELDRHIIGQNQAKRAVAIALRNRWRRMQLNEELRNEVTPKNILMIGPTGVGKTEIARRLARLANAPFVKVEATKFTEVGYVGKDVESIIRDLVEHSVKQLREQEMAKVQQRAMDAAEERVLDALLPPARGVDGADREASSTRQIFRKKLLEGDLDEKEIEIDISAASVGVEIMAPPGMEEMTSQLQSMFSNMGGGKTNRRKMTVAQAMKQIVDEEAAKLINDEEIKIRAIESAEQNGIVFIDEIDKVAKRSETAGTDVSREGVQRDLLPLIEGSTVSTKYGMLKTDHILFIASGAFHFSKPSDLIPELQGRLPIRVELNSLNADDFARILTEPNASLTDQYRELLGTEGLEVEFTEDAVRRIAEISSEVNERTENIGARRLHTIMERLLEETSFEAADLATSGKKVVIDAEFVNRHLEEVSQNEDLSRFIL; encoded by the coding sequence ATGTCCAATATGACCCCTCGCGAAATCGTCCATGAACTGGACAGACATATTATCGGTCAAAACCAAGCCAAACGAGCAGTCGCCATTGCCCTGCGCAACCGCTGGCGCCGGATGCAATTAAATGAAGAGTTGCGCAACGAAGTCACCCCCAAGAATATCCTGATGATCGGACCTACTGGTGTTGGCAAAACCGAAATAGCCCGTCGACTCGCACGCCTGGCCAATGCACCTTTTGTCAAAGTGGAAGCCACCAAATTTACCGAAGTGGGGTATGTTGGCAAGGATGTGGAATCGATTATTCGCGATCTGGTAGAACATTCCGTGAAACAGCTTCGCGAACAGGAGATGGCCAAAGTTCAGCAACGCGCCATGGACGCCGCCGAAGAACGTGTGCTCGACGCACTCTTACCTCCAGCAAGAGGTGTTGATGGAGCTGACAGAGAAGCCTCATCCACCCGGCAGATATTCCGCAAGAAACTGCTGGAAGGCGATCTGGATGAAAAGGAAATCGAAATCGATATCAGCGCTGCTTCTGTGGGCGTGGAAATTATGGCACCTCCCGGAATGGAGGAAATGACAAGTCAACTGCAAAGTATGTTTTCCAATATGGGCGGCGGCAAAACCAATCGTCGAAAAATGACTGTAGCTCAAGCCATGAAACAAATCGTAGATGAAGAAGCCGCCAAACTGATCAATGATGAAGAAATCAAGATTCGTGCGATTGAGTCAGCCGAGCAAAATGGCATTGTTTTTATCGATGAAATTGACAAGGTTGCCAAAAGAAGTGAAACCGCCGGAACAGATGTGTCTCGCGAAGGCGTTCAGCGCGACCTGCTGCCGCTGATTGAAGGCAGTACCGTTTCCACCAAATATGGCATGCTGAAAACAGATCACATTTTATTTATTGCCTCAGGAGCCTTTCATTTCTCGAAGCCTTCAGACCTTATTCCAGAGTTACAGGGACGGCTGCCAATTCGAGTAGAACTGAACTCACTCAACGCGGATGATTTTGCCCGCATACTAACCGAACCCAATGCCTCTCTCACCGATCAATACCGCGAACTGTTGGGAACAGAAGGGCTCGAAGTAGAATTCACCGAAGATGCCGTGCGACGCATCGCAGAGATCTCTTCCGAAGTCAATGAACGTACCGAAAATATTGGCGCAAGGCGTTTGCACACTATCATGGAGCGGCTACTGGAAGAGACTTCATTTGAAGCCGCAGATCTCGCTACGAGCGGGAAAAAAGTGGTAATTGACGCCGAATTTGTCAATCGGCATCTGGAAGAAGTTTCCCAGAATGAAGACCTTTCCCGTTTTATTCTGTAA
- a CDS encoding CBS domain-containing protein, with amino-acid sequence MNLSELMTRPVVSVEMDDSLRVVKALFDRLSFHHLLVIEGGKLVGVISDRDLLKSISPRIGTNSESEQDLATLNKRVHQIMRRKPHALFPESTLDDAISLFCHQHISCIPVVNDQGKPVGIVSWRDIMKSLEKNHG; translated from the coding sequence ATGAATCTAAGCGAGCTCATGACCCGGCCTGTGGTCAGCGTTGAAATGGATGATTCATTGCGGGTCGTAAAGGCACTCTTCGATCGTCTTAGCTTCCACCACCTGCTGGTTATTGAAGGAGGGAAACTGGTGGGCGTCATATCTGACCGGGATTTGCTAAAATCCATCAGCCCTCGAATCGGCACAAATAGCGAATCCGAGCAGGATCTGGCGACGCTCAACAAACGGGTGCATCAGATCATGCGTCGAAAACCCCATGCACTCTTTCCTGAATCAACCCTGGACGACGCTATTAGCCTGTTCTGCCATCAGCATATTTCCTGCATTCCAGTGGTGAACGATCAAGGCAAACCTGTTGGCATCGTTTCATGGCGCGATATAATGAAAAGCCTTGAAAAGAATCACGGATAG